One stretch of Ipomoea triloba cultivar NCNSP0323 chromosome 8, ASM357664v1 DNA includes these proteins:
- the LOC116027572 gene encoding TLC domain-containing protein 5-like: MEHYYYIITTLVLSLVSWETLFRITTRFLSNRSFVFCNRIISIIHASLAVTLASLSVQDWTCPFCPLASKASPLQMQTLLITLGYMVHDLVCCLYYKKIKASDALHHLVTCIGIGTGLVYQMSGSELVGALWISEISGPFEDLRVILKELGYRDTNLNLAVDICFAVIFSFARMIGGTYLTYLTVSADNPILIKAMGVGLQSVSTFWFYRIVRIWRFKLSKITKSKS, from the exons atggaACATTATTATTACATCATAACGACATTGGTGTTGAGTTTAGTTTCATGGGAAACGTTGTTTCGGATCACAACAAGGTTTCTGTCAAACCGCTCTTTCGTTTTCTGCAACCGAATCATTTCCATCATCCATGCATCCTTAGCAGTAACGTTGGCTTCTCTGTCTGTTCAAGACTGGACCTGCCCGTTTTGCCCGTTGGCTTCCAAAGCTTCCCCTCTGCAG ATGCAGACGTTGTTGATCACACTTGGGTACATGGTACATGACTTGGTGTGTTGTCtatattataagaaaataaaggcTAGTGATGCGTTGCACCATTTGGTTACCTGTATTGGAATTGGAACTGGACTTGTCTATCAAATG TCTGGATCAGAATTGGTGGGAGCATTGTGGATTTCAGAGATTTCTGGTCCATTTGAAGACTTGAGAGTCATTCTCAAAGAGCTTGGTTATAGGGACACCAACCTCAATCTCGCAGTtgat ATATGCTTCGCAGTTATTTTCTCATTTGCTAGGATGATAGGAGGCACTTATCTCACATATCTCACTGTGTCTGCTGATAATCCAATCCTCATCAag GCAATGGGTGTTGGGCTGCAGAGTGTGAGTACATTCTGGTTCTACAGGATTGTGAGAATTTGGAGATTCAAATTGTCAAAGATCACTAAATCTAAGAGTTAG
- the LOC116027832 gene encoding wall-associated receptor kinase-like 1, which translates to MIFRLLLFVFLFFPSPAAAAAPSLAKPGCEEWCGNVSIPFPFGIGEGCALNPWFLVKCDRSSNPPKPYLNSFLQIELQGQVVAVSLQDQTITTLKSVANFCDNSADRNAIIANGTDLSGSPFYYSKSRNKFLFGGCGNSLLTQNSAVLAGCTAVCSDKISAGFAGCYGYDCCETPVPFDLSSYTANFTNSGIGKPNDNLKRCNSAFLVDQRWIPNQSTSLFIDYAPVVWIWTVQSQDFPAAITCRTSDNAAVQLADGTSVTNFRCDCPTGQVGNPYIAHGCQACAHCPLEPVDVITYRKLNIFRLSVLISICIIFFVLCIVFLYKVLKKRRAKRIRAKFFKQNGGLLLQQQLSSNENDIIDRTKLFTAKELEKATDRFNENRILGRGGQGTVYKGMLADGRIVAVKKSVRVDESKIEEFINEVVILSRVNHRNVVKLLGCCLETEVPLLVYEFITNGTLFSLIHSDNLKDGFPFSWEMRLKIATEVADALAYLHSSSSIPILHRDIKSSNILLDKKYRAKVSDFGTSRSIAIDQTHVTTQVKGTFGYFDPEYFRSSQFTEKSDVYSFGVVLVELMTGNKAISFAKNEEERSLATRFLLAMEGNQLFKILDKQVLEQGKKEDLMVVANLGRRCLDLNGKKRPTMKEVVAELEKVKSDTTSSVAMNFEGKRLLEIEPTTFSKTNYTWTIEENCSTTSLDPHPLLFYT; encoded by the exons ATGATCTTCCGCCTCCTGCTTTTCGTTTTCCTCTTCTTTCCATCGCCGGCAGCGGCAGCGGCGCCGTCACTGGCAAAGCCGGGCTGCGAAGAGTGGTGCGGAAACGTCTCAATTCCGTTCCCTTTCGGAATCGGCGAGGGCTGCGCTCTCAATCCATGGTTCTTAGTAAAATGCGACCGCAGCAGCAATCCTCCCAAACCATACCTAAACTCATTCCTCCAAATCGAGCTCCAAGGACAAGTGGTGGCCGTTTCGCTACAAGACCAAACCATAACCACTCTAAAATCCGTTGCGAATTTCTGCGATAATTCCGCGGATAGGAACGCCATCATCGCCAACGGCACAGATCTCTCCGGCTCCCCTTTCTACTACTCCAAATCGCGCAACAAATTCCTGTTCGGCGGTTGCGGCAACTCCCTGCTCACTCAGAACTCCGCCGTCCTCGCCGGCTGCACCGCCGTTTGCAGCGACAAAATCAGCGCCGGATTCGCCGGATGTTACGGTTACGACTGCTGCGAAACTCCCGTCCCCTTCGATCTCAGCTCCTACACCGCCAATTTCACGAATTCGGGAATCGGCAAACCTAACGATAATCTCAAGAGATGTAATTCCGCTTTTTTGGTTGATCAGAGATGGATTCCTAATCAAAGTACCTCATTGTTTATTGATTATGCCCCCGTTGTATGGATTTGGACGGTTCAATCTCAGGACTTTCCGGCGGCCATAACCTGCCGCACCTCCGATAATGCTGCCGTTCAGCTGGCCGACGGCACGTCTGTAACTAATTTCCGATGTGACTGCCCAACAGGGCAGGTGGGAAACCCATACATTGCTCATGGATGCCAAG CGTGTGCCCATTGCCCGTTGGAACCGGTGGACGTTATTACCTACCGGAAGCTGAACATATTCAGACTCA GCGTACTGATAAGTATATGCATAATATTCTTTGTATTATGTATCGTTTTCTTGTACAAAGTGCTGAAGAAGAGAAGGGCAAAGAGAATTAGAGCCAAGTTTTTCAAACAAAATGGTGGATTGTTATTGCAGCAACAATTATCATCCAATGAAAACGACATTATTGACAGAACAAAGCTTTTTACTGCAAAGGAACTGGAAAAGGCCACTGATCGCTTCAACGAAAATCGGATCTTAGGTCGAGGAGGTCAGGGAACAGTGTATAAGGGCATGTTAGCAGATGGTAGGATTGTTGCTGTTAAGAAATCTGTCCGAGTAGATGAAAGCAAAATCGAAGAATTCATCAACGAAGTTGTCATTCTTTCGAGGGTCAATCATAGAAATGTGGTGAAGCTATTGGGGTGTTGTCTCGAAACAGAAGTTCCGCTCCTAGTTTATGAATTCATAACAAATGGTACACTTTTCAGCTTGATTCACAGTGACAACCTTAAGGATGGGTTTCCCTTCTCGTGGGAGATGCGGCTAAAAATCGCAACAGAGGTAGCTGATGCTTTGGCTTATCTGCATTCGTCGTCTTCCATTCCAATCTTGCATCGCGACATCAAGTCTAGCAATATCCTTCTAGACAAGAAGTACCGAGCTAAAGTGTCAGATTTTGGAACTTCGAGGTCTATTGCCATTGATCAGACTCATGTCACTACTCAAGTGAAAGGAACATTTGGCTACTTTGATCCTGAGTATTTCCGATCCAGTCAGTTTACTGAAAAGAGTGATGTCTATAGTTTCGGAGTCGTATTGGTTGAACTTATGACGGGAAACAAGGCGATTTCTTTTGCgaaaaatgaagaagagagAAGTCTTGCCACACGATTCCTTTTGGCTATGGAGGGGAATCAACTCTTCAAGATTCTTGACAAACAAGTGTTGGAACAAGGCAAAAAGGAAGATCTCATGGTAGTTGCAAACCTTGGTAGGAGATGCTTGGACTTGAATGGGAAAAAGAGGCCGACCATGAAAGAAGTGGTAGCAGAACTAGAAAAGGTTAAATCTGACACAACTTCGTCCGTGGCAATGAATTTTGAGGGCAAAAGGTTGTTGGAGATTGAACCAACAACGTTTTCTAAAACTAATTATACATGGACCATAGAGGAAAATTGCAGTACTACATCACTAGACCCACACCCGTTATTGTTCTATACATAA
- the LOC116026746 gene encoding omega-hydroxypalmitate O-feruloyl transferase: protein MMEQQPLQILPDCFYPTTPTLIPPTSETPSHSLPLSNLDDQNFLRFSIKYLYLFRTSVAVDRLKCALARALVDYYPLAGRLRPCPDDHRKLEVDCNGAGAVFAEAFMDLSADEFLKLSAKPNSSWRKLLYKVEAPTFLHIPPLVLQVTKLRCGGMIVCTAVNHCLCDGIGTAQFLHAWAHFARDDVDSLITPFHSRHVFKPRENRKPTSFHPAFSRSCNSHSALDITRYLQSQPLTPSSLTFSPPQILRLKSQCAPPLKCTSFEALAAHTWRCWARSLDLPPSLAVKLLFSVNIRKRVEPELPAGYYGNGFVLGCAEAPVKDLAGANLRDAVRLIQRAKLAMTDDYVRSAVDLLEDKSVTTDLSSSLVISQWSKLGLEDLDFGEGKPLFMGPLTSDIYCLFVPLVGDPNAARVLVSLPQQIVAKFEYYMTEFLDTKPIEGTINGHLEVENLEMVLA from the exons ATGATGGAACAACAACCTCTGCAAATCCTCCCAGATTGTTTCTACCCAACCACCCCAACATTAATCCCTCCCACCTCCGAAACCCCATCCCACTCCCTCCCCCTCTCCAACCTCGACGATCAGAACTTCCTCAGATTCTCCATCAAATACCTCTACCTCTTCCGCACCTCCGTCGCCGTCGACCGCCTCAAATGCGCCCTCGCCAGAGCCCTCGTCGACTACTACCCCCTCGCCGGCAGGCTCCGGCCCTGCCCGGACGACCATCGGAAGCTCGAGGTCGACTGCAATGGCGCCGGCGCCGTCTTCGCTGAAGCTTTCATGGATTTGAGCGCCGATGAGTTCCTAAAGCTCTCCGCAAAGCCCAATAGCTCCTGGCGAAAGCTGCTCTATAAAGTTGAAGCTCCCACTTTCTTGCATATCCCTCCTCTTGTACTTCAG GTAACGAAGCTCCGTTGCGGGGGAATGATTGTGTGCACGGCGGTGAATCACTGCCTGTGCGACGGGATCGGAACGGCTCAATTCTTGCACGCCTGGGCCCACTTCGCCAGAGATGACGTGGATTCACTCATCACCCCTTTCCACTCGCGTCACGTGTTCAAGCCCCGGGAGAATCGCAAACCGACGTCGTTCCACCCGGCGTTTTCCAGGTCCTGTAATTCCCATTCTGCCCTCGACATCACCAGATATTTACAGTCCCAGCCACTGACCCCTTCATCGCTCACGTTCTCGCCGCCGCAGATCCTCCGGCTGAAGAGCCAGTGCGCGCCGCCGCTAAAGTGCACCAGCTTCGAGGCGCTGGCGGCGCACACGTGGCGGTGCTGGGCGAGATCGCTCGATCTGCCGCCGTCGCTGGCGGTGAAGCTGCTGTTTTCGGTTAACATCAGGAAGCGCGTGGAGCCGGAGCTTCCGGCGGGGTACTACGGCAACGGATTCGTCCTCGGATGCGCGGAGGCGCCGGTGAAGGATCTGGCCGGCGCGAACCTGCGCGACGCGGTGAGGCTGATCCAGCGCGCGAAGCTCGCGATGACCGACGATTACGTCAGATCCGCCGTGGATCTCCTGGAGGATAAATCGGTGACGACGGATCTGTCGTCGAGCTTGGTGATTTCGCAGTGGTCGAAGCTAGGGTTAGAGGATCTGGATTTCGGAGAAGGGAAGCCGCTGTTCATGGGGCCTCTGACCAGTGATATTTACTGCTTATTTGTGCCCCTTGTCGGTGACCCCAACGCTGCTAGGGTTCTGGTCTCTCTGCCACAACAAATTGTCGCCAAATTCGAATATTACATGACGGAGTTCCTGGACACCAAGCCAATTGAAGGTACCATTAATGGGCATCTTGAAGTGGAAAATCTTGAAATGGTTTTAGCTTGA